In a genomic window of Spirochaetota bacterium:
- the fusA gene encoding elongation factor G, with the protein MLKEYSTENVRTVTIVGHGSTGKSTLFDAMLFIGGQIDKIGKPDDGSLTSDYDEEEKSRKMSIRSALGYVEIDDVKINIIDTPGMSDFVGEARAAIQVAEAAIVVVDAVDGVQIETEKVWRYLESKKIPRIIFINKMDKERANFNAIIDNLRSHFNAKFAAVCIPVGEADKHSGVIDLIEMKAMMPKPDGKIQASDIPADLKKAAEDARNSLMELSAEGDDELIEKYLEGEPLTEDEMKKGLKELVARAEVFPVICGSSLKAIGIKNLLNVIKNYVPAWELNKQVEGLNPNNKEEKVVITSKPDAPFAAVVWKTYIDQYAGRFNYLKIISGTLLPETEVLNSTKNYKERVTKLYTMIGNKPVEVPKLLPGDIGVAVKLDRTATLDTLCDTKHSVLLPIIQLPNPVFSYAVQASKKGDEDKIGQIFSRITDENPTITYIFNPETKQTVLSGMGEMQLDIILKSIKEKNKIELVTSEPKIAYRETITKKAEAQYKHKKQTGGHGQYGEVFIRVAPLERGKGFEFIDSIVGGVIPRNFIPAVEKGLREGMDEGVLARFPVVDVSVELYYGSYHPVDSSEMSFKIAARQALKKGLEAAGPILLEPIMEVDVYVEKDSMGDILNDITSRRGKVLGMGSSDEEGKSPISVVKALVPLAEMLRYSIDLRAMTSGKATFEMRFSHYEPISGRIAEKVIEERKKEFAEEDANK; encoded by the coding sequence ATGCTAAAAGAATATTCTACTGAAAACGTTAGAACTGTTACCATTGTGGGGCATGGAAGTACCGGAAAATCTACATTATTTGATGCGATGTTGTTTATAGGTGGTCAAATTGACAAAATTGGCAAGCCGGATGACGGGTCGCTGACATCGGATTATGATGAGGAAGAAAAAAGCAGGAAAATGTCAATTCGTAGTGCACTGGGTTATGTTGAGATAGATGATGTTAAAATAAATATTATTGATACACCTGGTATGTCAGATTTTGTTGGTGAAGCACGAGCCGCTATTCAGGTAGCCGAAGCGGCTATCGTAGTGGTTGATGCAGTTGATGGCGTACAGATAGAAACTGAAAAAGTGTGGCGTTATTTAGAATCAAAAAAGATTCCACGAATCATTTTTATAAACAAAATGGATAAAGAACGGGCAAATTTCAATGCTATTATTGATAACCTGAGATCCCATTTTAATGCAAAATTTGCAGCTGTTTGCATTCCTGTCGGTGAAGCTGATAAACACAGCGGTGTTATTGACCTGATTGAAATGAAGGCTATGATGCCTAAACCTGATGGCAAAATTCAAGCAAGCGATATCCCGGCAGATTTGAAAAAGGCTGCAGAAGATGCACGCAATAGTCTGATGGAACTATCGGCTGAAGGCGATGACGAACTGATAGAAAAGTATTTAGAGGGTGAACCATTAACTGAAGATGAAATGAAAAAAGGCTTGAAAGAACTTGTTGCCAGAGCAGAGGTCTTTCCGGTTATTTGTGGTTCTTCACTGAAAGCTATTGGTATAAAGAATTTGCTTAACGTTATTAAAAATTATGTTCCTGCATGGGAATTAAACAAACAGGTTGAAGGTCTAAATCCCAATAATAAAGAAGAAAAAGTGGTTATTACATCAAAACCTGATGCACCATTTGCTGCAGTTGTATGGAAAACATACATTGACCAGTATGCTGGCAGATTCAATTATTTGAAAATCATTTCTGGAACATTATTGCCTGAAACTGAAGTATTAAATTCCACCAAGAATTATAAAGAACGCGTTACAAAACTTTATACTATGATTGGCAACAAACCGGTTGAAGTGCCAAAACTTCTTCCTGGTGATATTGGTGTTGCTGTTAAACTGGATAGAACAGCAACTCTTGATACATTATGTGATACAAAGCATTCAGTGTTGTTGCCAATAATACAGTTACCAAATCCTGTGTTTTCATATGCGGTACAGGCATCCAAGAAGGGCGATGAAGATAAAATTGGCCAGATATTCTCACGAATAACTGATGAAAACCCAACTATCACCTATATATTTAATCCTGAAACCAAACAAACAGTTCTGTCAGGAATGGGTGAAATGCAGCTGGATATTATATTGAAATCCATAAAAGAAAAGAATAAAATTGAGCTTGTTACGTCTGAACCTAAGATTGCATACAGGGAAACTATCACCAAAAAAGCTGAAGCTCAGTATAAGCACAAAAAGCAGACAGGTGGACATGGGCAATATGGTGAAGTATTTATAAGAGTTGCACCACTTGAACGTGGCAAAGGATTTGAATTTATAGACAGCATTGTTGGCGGTGTTATTCCACGTAACTTCATACCGGCTGTTGAAAAGGGATTGCGAGAAGGAATGGATGAGGGTGTGCTTGCACGCTTTCCGGTTGTGGATGTTTCGGTTGAGCTTTACTATGGTTCATATCATCCTGTTGATTCTTCTGAAATGTCATTTAAAATTGCAGCGCGACAGGCATTGAAAAAAGGTCTTGAAGCTGCAGGTCCCATACTGTTAGAGCCCATCATGGAAGTGGATGTGTATGTTGAAAAGGATTCAATGGGTGATATTTTGAATGATATCACCAGCCGCCGTGGCAAGGTACTGGGCATGGGAAGTTCGGATGAGGAAGGGAAATCCCCAATATCAGTAGTTAAAGCGCTGGTGCCACTGGCCGAGATGCTGCGATATTCAATTGACCTGCGTGCAATGACAAGTGGTAAGGCTACCTTTGAAATGCGCTTTTCACATTATGAGCCAATTTCAGGCAGGATTGCTGAAAAAGTTATTGAAGAGCGCAAGAAAGAATTTGCTGAAGAAGACGCAAATAAATAG
- a CDS encoding putative sugar nucleotidyl transferase — protein sequence MKIIIFEDSQYNDFFPITLTRPVWDIRCGLFTIHQRYATLFPSQFPDSIYFYTRHHLEAIVHIQYPHLHINEPVKINHSEELLFINARVIYPELSDIQNNTIYMHNDIPVLAKVQEATIPPFTTTEDVQNFLQDKTQKANYNGYVLTSLWELIDKNGDIITQDFKFIKKPGGHNSVTILGDSSQIIVEDDVTIEPYVVIDCTKGPVYIGKGCSIKSFTRIEGPCAIGDNTIVLQAKVREGCSIGPWCRIGGEVEECIFQGFANKYHEGFIGH from the coding sequence ATGAAAATAATAATTTTTGAAGATTCACAGTATAATGACTTTTTCCCAATAACCCTAACAAGGCCCGTATGGGATATTCGCTGCGGACTTTTCACCATTCACCAGCGATATGCCACCTTGTTCCCATCTCAGTTTCCTGATTCAATCTATTTTTATACACGACATCATTTGGAAGCGATAGTTCACATACAGTATCCCCATCTCCATATTAATGAACCGGTGAAAATCAACCATTCAGAAGAGTTGCTGTTTATCAATGCAAGGGTTATATACCCGGAACTATCGGACATACAAAATAATACTATTTATATGCATAACGATATTCCTGTACTTGCAAAGGTACAAGAAGCTACCATTCCACCATTCACCACCACCGAAGATGTACAAAATTTTTTGCAGGACAAAACTCAAAAAGCAAATTATAACGGTTATGTGCTGACATCTCTGTGGGAATTGATTGATAAAAATGGGGATATTATAACACAGGATTTTAAATTTATAAAAAAGCCGGGTGGCCACAATAGTGTAACAATTTTAGGCGATAGTTCCCAAATAATAGTAGAAGATGATGTAACTATAGAACCGTATGTAGTTATAGATTGTACAAAAGGACCAGTGTATATTGGGAAAGGTTGCTCAATAAAATCTTTTACCAGAATTGAAGGACCATGTGCGATTGGAGATAATACAATAGTATTACAGGCTAAAGTGAGAGAAGGGTGCAGCATTGGGCCATGGTGCAGGATTGGTGGTGAAGTGGAAGAATGCATTTTTCAGGGATTTGCCAATAAATACCATGAGGGATTTATAGGGCAT